A genomic segment from Perognathus longimembris pacificus isolate PPM17 chromosome 15, ASM2315922v1, whole genome shotgun sequence encodes:
- the Tyms gene encoding thymidylate synthase, which yields MPAAGSELPPAAPERGAEPRTHGEHQYLGQVEHILRCGFRKEDRTGTGTLSVFGLQARYNLRDEFPLLTTKRVFWKGVLEELLWFIKGSTNAKELSSKGVKIWDANGSRDFLDSLGFSARKEGDLGPVYGFQWRHFGADYKDMDSDYTGQGVDQLQKVIDTIKTNPHDRRIIMCAWNPKDLPQMALPPCHALCQFYVMNGELSCQLYQRSGDMGLGVPFNIASYALLTYMIAHITGLQPGDFVHTLGDAHIYLNHIEPLKIQLQREPRPFPKLTILRKVETIDDFKAEDFQIEGYNPHPTIKMEMAV from the exons ATGCCCGCCGCCGGCTCCGAGctgccgcccgccgcgcccgagCGGGGCGCCGAGCCCCGGACGCACGGGGAGCATCAGTACCTGGGGCAGGTGGAGCACATCCTGCGCTGCGGCTTCAGGAAAGAGGACCGCACGGGCACCGGCACGCTGTCGGTGTTCGGCCTGCAGGCGCGCTACAACCTGAGAG ATGAATTTCCTCTGCTCACAACCAAACGTGTATTCTGGAAGGGTGTTTTGGAGGAGCTGCTGTGGTTTATCAAG GGTTCCACAAATGCTAAAGAGCTATCTTCCAAAGGAGTGAAAATATGGGATGCCAATGGATCCAGAGACTTTTTGGACAGCCTGGGATTTTCTGCCCGAAAAGAAGGGGACCTGGGCCCAGTTTATGGCTTCCAGTGGAGGCATTTTGGAGCAGACTACAAAGATATGGACTCAG ATTACACAGGCCAAGGAGTAGACCAGCTGCAAAAAGTGATCGACACCATCAAAACCAACCCCCACGACCGGCGGATCATCATGTGTGCCTGGAACCCTAAAG ATCTCCCCCAGATGGCGCTGCCTCCCTGCCATGCCCTCTGCCAGTTCTATGTAATGAACGGGGAGCTGTCCTGCCAGCTGTACCAGAGGTCCGGAGACATGGGCCTGGGCGTGCCCTTCAACATTGCCAGTTATGCTTTGCTCACCTACATGATCGCACACATCACGGGCTTGCAG CCAGGTGACTTTGTACACACTTTGGGAGATGCACATATTTACCTGAATCACATTGAGCCACTGAAAATCCAG CTTCAGCGAGAACCAAGACCTTTCCCAAAGCTCACAATCCTCCGAAAAGTTGAGACAATTGATGACTTCAAAGCTGAAGACTTTCAGATTGAAGGGTACAATCCTCATCCGACTATTAAAATGGAAATGGCTGTTTAG